The Desulfofalx alkaliphila DSM 12257 genome segment GTCTTAATGGCGGTAATTATCTGGCGGGTTATGCACAACTCGGCAAAAGCTCTGAATGAAGATAGCTTATCCATCCTAAAATCACGAATGGCCTTGTACAACCCAATCATGCCTTCTTGAATAATATCTTCACGATCTGCCCCAATCAAGAAATAACTGCGGGCTTTAGCACGCACAAAGTTTTTGTACTTGTTAATCAAGTACTCCAAGGCGGCATTATCACCTTGCCTGGCATATTCAACAACTTCTTCGTCAATTAGTAGGTGATAATCTCCGGCAACTTCTCTTTGTGCATTGGCACTCATTACATCGCCCCGCTTTCTGTACTTTTAAAAAGCTTTGCTTTTTAGTTTTGTGAAGAAGCAAAATGCTTACAATATCAATTATAACTGAAATCAAAAAGGCTAGTCAACTAGAAAAGATGGGCATGTCTTTTTTTGCATAGATTAGTTCTAACTTCTACGCCATTGCTCAAATTTTTTCCTTACCTCATCTTGCAGTCTATTCTCCAAATAATCTTCCGCCGGTAAATCAGTGGCCGCATGTCGCCTGGTTTCTTTTTTGATCCTCTTTATCAATGTTGCCAGTTCCTTAGGCGTTAATCTATATGCACCTCGGCCAAAGATTATGCGCTGTTCGTCCCAGTCTGATGTGGCCACGTATACCCTGCCCTTTAGGGACAACTCTCCGACCAATCTTTCAATGAGGGCGTCTGCCGTCTCACCCTGGGAAGTGTAGTAGACTTTTATGTTAAACCTTTTTTCCATATGTTCAATCCCGGATTTCACCAGGTGGGCATCAAACACCACCGTCACATGGCTCTCGGTGGCAGCGGCAAAGTTAGCCATTATGGAAATCAGTTTATCCCTGGCATGGTCGAGGGCAGTCTCTCTGATGTTTTCAAACTCAGGCCAGGCATGAATTACGTTGTATCCATCTATTACATAATAATTAGGCATGGCTGTTACCTTGGGTGCGCTGGCGCACCACCTCATAAATTAGTAATGCCGCTGCCACGGACGCATTTAGTGAGTTGATATTGCCAAACATGGGCAGCTTGACAACCAGGTCGCAGCGTTCTTTTATTAGCCTGCCCAAACCCTTTCCTTCACCACCGATTACCAAGGCAATGGGCCCGTTCAGCGGCGACTCCCAGTGTGTTTGCTGCCCGTCCATGTCAGCACCCACAACCCAAAAACCCCTGTCCTGTAACTTTTTAATGGTCTGGGCCAGGTTTGTTACCCTGGCCACCGGCAGGTGTTCTATGGCGCCCGCCGATGCCTTTGCCACCGTTGAGGTCAAGGGAACGGCACGCCTTTGGGGTATAACCACCCCATGTACACCGGCTGCATCGGCAGTGCGTATAATGGCCCCCAGGTTATGGGGGTCATGTATTCCGTCCAGTAAAACCAAAAAAGGGGGGCTGTCTTTTATTCCGTCTATTATATGGTCAAGATCAACATAATTCATCGCTGCCGCCAGCGCCACCACCCCCTGGTGGCTGGCGCCGGCGGTGATTTTGTCCAGATGGTTTTTGTCCACCCTTTGTACCGGCACCCGATTGGACCTGGCCATGTCCATTATCTCTCTTATGGGCGCCGTTCTGGCCCCGGACAGCACCATTATTTTATTCAGGGTTCGTCCGGCCCGCAGCGCTTCCCTAACCGGGTTGCGGCCTGCAATTATATCTTGAGACATTTTTCCTCACCATTACTCCAAGGTAGTTTTATTGCTATTATCACTCTCTGCAAGGTATTTTAACCTTACCTTTTTCATTTGTCCACAACTTAATTTGCCTTCAGGACAAGTTCCCTGTAGGCAGCGGGGTCCGGATTTTGCAAACAAGGTGGGAGCAACTTCTTTTACCAGCATCAGCATGCGGTGGGCCAACCTTCTAATTTCCCATTGGGCACGGTTGCAGCAGCGCAGATTAAAAAAGTGCATTAGCTCCCTTGCATTCATTGTCACCACCAGCTTTGTTTCCGCCGCGTTGGGCAAAACAAATCTGGCATCTTCATACGATGAACGATCACCGCCAAAGCGCTGCACCCAGCCGTCGTACCACTCTTGTATTTGTTGCATTTGACGGTGGAATTCTTCTTCGGCCTCTTGACCCAGTTCCTTCACCTTTTGCGGCACAATGTAGCCAAAGGTTTCTCCCCGGTTCTGGGTAGAGGTTTCTCCCACGTAGCGTTGGGACTGCACACTGAAACTGGCAATGCGGTGCCTGGTGATTTGAGCCAGCAGGCTTCTGGA includes the following:
- a CDS encoding NYN domain-containing protein, with product MPNYYVIDGYNVIHAWPEFENIRETALDHARDKLISIMANFAAATESHVTVVFDAHLVKSGIEHMEKRFNIKVYYTSQGETADALIERLVGELSLKGRVYVATSDWDEQRIIFGRGAYRLTPKELATLIKRIKKETRRHAATDLPAEDYLENRLQDEVRKKFEQWRRS
- the rlmB gene encoding 23S rRNA (guanosine(2251)-2'-O)-methyltransferase RlmB, whose product is MSQDIIAGRNPVREALRAGRTLNKIMVLSGARTAPIREIMDMARSNRVPVQRVDKNHLDKITAGASHQGVVALAAAMNYVDLDHIIDGIKDSPPFLVLLDGIHDPHNLGAIIRTADAAGVHGVVIPQRRAVPLTSTVAKASAGAIEHLPVARVTNLAQTIKKLQDRGFWVVGADMDGQQTHWESPLNGPIALVIGGEGKGLGRLIKERCDLVVKLPMFGNINSLNASVAAALLIYEVVRQRTQGNSHA
- the thyX gene encoding FAD-dependent thymidylate synthase; its protein translation is MGSKELNVKLLRYTPNAEEIVAMGARLCYSAASIDEVAGGIAVRDQGDFIRKLMDMGHHTPFEHVTFTFGVEGVSRSLLAQITRHRIASFSVQSQRYVGETSTQNRGETFGYIVPQKVKELGQEAEEEFHRQMQQIQEWYDGWVQRFGGDRSSYEDARFVLPNAAETKLVVTMNARELMHFFNLRCCNRAQWEIRRLAHRMLMLVKEVAPTLFAKSGPRCLQGTCPEGKLSCGQMKKVRLKYLAESDNSNKTTLE